The following nucleotide sequence is from Dunckerocampus dactyliophorus isolate RoL2022-P2 chromosome 7, RoL_Ddac_1.1, whole genome shotgun sequence.
ACTAAAGCCTTACATGTTTTCCGAAGGCGATCTTGTCTCCGTCTGACAGGAGTATATCTGCAGAGGCGCCACTGACTTTGGAGATGGCACTCTTAAGCCCGGCTAACCTTGTCTTCATCAGCCCCGTGCTGGTGATGTGGTCCGCATGGCAGTGAGTGTTCActggaaaacaacaacacaaagatTATTTGGCATCCTCGCTGATGCCACCCTTACAGCAGAAGTTGCCTGTGGACCTGCTACTTTTAGATGGAGCCCCAGTTCATGGACGAGCTTCAGGTCTCTGTCGATGGTCTCCAGTACGGGGTCGATGAGGACGGCGTCCTTGGTCTCCCTGTCAGCCAGCAGGTAAGTGTAGGTGCTGCTCTCTGATTCAAACAGCTTCACCCAGGAGGGTGGGATTCATCGTTACTAATTCATCACTAAAAGGATACTAGTGCTGAGTCTGGAGATCTGCTTTTGAACTGGAGTTGAAACATCTCTGTgtagtgtgtgcatgtgggggtcacgggtgagctaatgaggacaagcactaCAGAATATGGATGGAAGGACATGTGGGTAGAATATTTCCAGTACTTGTAGGTTCTAAATCAATTTGGTTTGGATTACGTGACATGTATTACGCTACGTGTGAGGGGTGAATCATGTGTAGAAACATCTCCCAGTACAACAAGcactactgcaaactacaacataTTAGATACATTCCTAAACCCATATATTTCGGAGAGTGTCAGGCCGTGTACTACACCTCCAATCAGGAAATAGCAACGGAAGTACCAGTCTACTAGTTACTAGTGAAAACCTCCCCCACTTCATTATGCAAACGGTCCACACCCAGCCCAGCAAGCGTGTGGAGCGATACGGCTCCCTAACCCATGATAATAGAAAACCAAAGCTCTGAAAAGCCACTCTGAACAAGCTCCGAACCAGTCACCATGGAAACTAGCGCTGTGCCGTTCCCGAACCAACCGGTTCTTTTGAACAGCACAGCTAACATGAACGATGGGAAccatccttttttctttttttaccccAGTTACACGGtgaacacaagccggtctgtgggtcaaaaaaggtcggGGTCCACTGCTCTATGCAGTTATATGGTTAGCTACGATGCTAATGTAACTCATTGTTATTATAGTACGTAACAAGTCTCacggtattgaccagtgcacattgtctcacaccaggaaataaacggtgtcactgtctgcaacaagctccaagtGTCCTGTTCATtaccacaaataaacacaacgcAGAGCTACAGTGCTTTCAGTGGAGGTTACACCTATTAGATATGCAAATAGCATCACGCCACGTCTTGCACGCTGCCTTCACGTGAGTgtgccagtaaaaaaaacaaacataaaaacgaCAGCAACACAGAAGCAGATGAACGCCACCTGTCTcggggagcagcagcagcagcgagcGTTCGAAATGAGGAGGAGAGTCAGAGTAGTTTAGTTATTCTGTATTATTAACAATATTCTTATGTAGAAATCTTTGCACTAAAAGCTGTTTTGCACAGAAATTCATTGTagcctgctttgtttttgtcatgtttataCGTCTACAAGTCACGTGTACACATATGATACACGGAATTTGTACAAAGGGTAATTCAAAATCGTGACATCACTGTCAAAGCAGAGTGATATGGCGCCACCCTGTGGGATATTAGAATGACTCCAGATCAGACTTCAAATCCACAGGTCAAATAAGGTTATCATCAATATTTCACAACAATTCAAACTCATATCGCTGAGATATCTAAATTCATTCTTCCAAGTGATTATTTCCAAGATAAAATTAGTTAAAGCCAGACTGGCTTGTTAAAacttaataaatattaaaaattagCCAGTTTTTGAAGCGCTCTTTGAAAGGAAAGGCTCACCAAGATCCGGTTCCCCTCAAAGAGCCATAAATCCCATCTGTAGTTGAAAAGCGGTATAGGTGGAAGTTCAGCCAGTGTTAACGGGTTACCAAAACACCACATCCACCGCTTCAACAACCAAGTGGAGGAATAAAAGCTGATGTGGTGCACAGCAGTGCCTGCACTGACCTCttctcctttcggcttttcccttcaggggtcgccacagcgaatcaattgcctccatctaaccctgtcttctgcatcctcttctctcacaccaactaccttcatgtcctctttcactacatccataaacctcctctttggtcttcctctaggccttcTGCCCGGCAGTTCAAAACTctgcatccttctacctatatactgtatattccctctctctcctctggacatgtccaaaccatctcagtctggcctctctgactttatctccaaaacctctaacgtGTGCTGttcctctgatgtactcattcctgatcctatccttcctggtcattCCCAGACAAAActtcagcatcttcatctctgccacctccagctctgtctcctgtcttttcgtcactgacactgtctctagaccaaacaacatcgctggtcttacagtaccacagttttgtacacctttcctttcattttagctgaaactcttctatcacacatcacacctgacacttttctccacccgtaccatcctgcctgtacacgcttcttcacctcttttccacactctcaattgctctggactgttgaccctaagtacttcaaatcctccaccttcttgatctctttttcctgtaagctcactcttccacttgggtccctctcattcacacacatgtactctgtcttactgcgctaaccttcattcctccactttccagggcaaacctccacctctctagcttctcctccacctgttctctgctctcactgcagctcacaatgtcatctgcaaacatcatagtccatggagattcctgtctaacctcgtctgtcagtctgtccatcaccatagcgaacaggaaggggctcagagctgatccctgatacagtcccacctccaccttgaactcctctgtcacacctgcaacacacctcaccactgtcttccagtcctcatacatgtcctgtaccgctctaacatacttctttgccactccagacttcctcatacaatacatgtttgatttggcaaaagttttacgtcggatgcccttcctgacacaaccctctGTATTTATCCGGGCTTGCGACCGGCACAATAAGACACTGGCTTGTATCCTCTTGCGGCTACACTGACCCTTCAAAACAAACACTAGACCTCAGCTAACTGCTAAAGCTAACGGCTAACACCGCAGAGCTATCTTAGAGGCGACCGGTAGTGAGAAGTACAGGCTACAACCACAAAGCACGCAATTGTAACAACACAGTCCATCATATCCTCACTATTACGTTATTGCATTTGGACGTCACCTGTCTGAAGAGCAGCCCTTCGTTCAGTCGGGTCCCTGAGGAGTACCACAGTCCACAGCCTCCTCCTAGCCGGACTGTGTGTGTTCGCACGCCCGCACGCACTCGCCCGTCCTGGACTGCCATGGTGCCCGGACCCTCGGTGTGCCTTCGGAAGCCAAGCCTGAGCTCCAAGCACCGTTGGCCGGATTTCACCCTGCTGATCACCGACCACATTGCCTCCTTTCTTTAACGGCTGTCCGAGCTTCTGCCTGTTCGCTGTTAGAGGAGAGAAGGCGCAGATCTCGTCGCTATATCAACACATCACACTCCCGCAAGCTACATGCTTATCTGATAATAaacttactttttattttagctCCAAAGTCCGCTTTTGTTTACAGACGCACACTGGTACCAGTGTTGTTAATGTGTAAAATGCCGGTAACAGTACGAGTCCAGTTGCCTTTTGCGGATTACACAAAAGAAAGAGAGTCACATACAAACCAAACATAGTTGatacttttatttgtttttaactaaTTTACTAGTTGTGTTTGCTCAGGAGCCTCCGACGAACTTCTGTCAAACAGCCCTGAGAGCACCACTGCCACACACAAACTCGATTtcttttactgactcgagttcttatgagtcactcactgaagtgaatcgggtacttGATTCACTCCAGTCACCCGTACCGAGCTCATGTGCAAAAACTCGCACGTGAAACTAGTAAATTGGGAATCTGGTACTCAATTTACTCGAATCACACATCACAAAGCGCATGCGCATAAACCTCCGTCGCCCCTCCCCTGTCACTTTGTTGCTTGACTTTCTTGTTTTAATTTAGCCAGCGGTAGTAGGGGTGAGTAAGTAAACGAGTTTAAGGTTCAGTGAAACCCTTGCGAATTTTTAACGACTCGTTCAGTACTGGAGAGTCGACCAAAACTGGAAGTCATAAACGATCATTCTTTTTTTGGCGCAATGTACGGATAAAATGTAACTTATAAGAAACAACAAAATGGCGCTAAAAGGCGCAATGGAAAGTTCAATGATTGATTCTGGTAACTCACAATAACACAAAACtttgtttaaaacaaataaaatacaattacatacaagttttattttatatttaatttattatttaatttaataatttttcatgtcattttaaatatatataataatatataatatataatatataatatatatatatatatatataatatatatataattataaatatatacaaattaaaacaatatatatttaaacatggccgcacggtgttctagtggttagcacgttggccacacagtgacagtctggagatcggtaaacctgggttcgattctcccctggggcatttatgtgtggagtttgcatgttctccctgtgtgtgcgtgggttttctccgggttctctggtacttcttcccacattccaaaaacatgcatgttaattggtgactctaaattatccataggtatgaatgtgagtgtgaatgccctgcgattggctggcgaccagaccagggtgtaccccgcctgtcgcccaaagtcagctgagataggctccagcatacccccgcgaccctaatgaggagaagcgaaatagaaaatggatggatggatatttaaacACCAAAGTTTGTCCTccgtatcctttgatttttctgtggaaaaagtttagtcACCTTTGCTGTAGGCTTTCTGAAGTCCCTCTTGTAtgttgtacagtgttccctcgtttatcgcgggggatagcttcccaaaatagccctcaataagtgaaatctttatttccaatgattctatatgttttaaggctgtaaaagtcCTCACCATACACGTcagacacttttctcagacaggcattaacatttgatcacatttatgtcaaagttcaaagttcatttgaatgttaatgatcaacctacccgtttggacacaagaaatgaagtgactcaTGCGTATTTTACTCCTCTGACCAtacctcttcgtcctggcgccgttcggctgtagcgtttttgtgtccttgttcaaacatgttgctcctgccgtcgtcctccttGTCCtgctccttgaaccgaagattcgtttagtcggttagcttcttcttcttctattgtttattggcggctAGCAAGCACCttacacggttagctagtttgctagtcaccattgaccacaacaggagacggcaggaaggagattgattgacaatggtctacagccaatcgggaCACAGAACTCAATGGGAGttttctcccttagccaataaggactgttgtggctctatgtTTAGCctgctattgtctactgtggttTGCCAATATGCTGGTACAGGCAGGTAAACACATATGTAACCGATGTGTTAATTCAGTTAATTTCATTTcaccaataattcatttttcatttctcacgtactgtatgtatttgttgtttaagCACCTTTTTATGGgtagtctttattttatttgcattcctttttgttgtgtgaactttgacatcgctgtgatgtcatttcctACCATTCTGCCTTCTGCCTTCTGGACTGCTGAGGAGAGTCGTGTTAGTCTGGTAGCAACAATGTTTTAATGTGTTGATGTGATATAAGAGACATTTCATGCCATTGTGTGCTCTctgtattatgtacagtatttgaagaCAACTCACGAACgttattgctgttaattaagCTAGTTTTGGGGCGTTCGTTTTTCATGtgattttcttgtttttaggacacgtgcatgaagcttattcaggttgctgtacattttatatgcTGTGCACAGACAATAAACGCCCCCTCTGGCAAGAGAACTGCAGGTGTCTCCTCGTCactcaaacaacaaacaacacaacgcAGAATTTATTTTTAGCCAGCGTCAGCACATATCGGCAACAATACTACATGGTGATACTGCAGTATGTACATGGTGATATTACACGGTGATACTGCAGTATGTACATGGTGATACTACATGGTGATACTGCAGTATGTACATGGTAAAATGCCACTTCCAGCATCCGCCAATGAAATCTGTTGACCAGGAAGGTGTTGCCAGGCAGAACATAAGTGAAAGTGAACTTTCACATGCAAACTGAAGACACACAGgtcatttcattaggtacacctgtacacATTGTACCAAAGTCCCACGCACACCTGCGTTTTTATTGGTCtaaaagtagaaaaatacacaaaaagagTGGCGTAAAAAGAAATCGTGTCAGCATTGATCACACTAACTTCTCCTACTAACAAGAAGCTGGATGTTTGATAGAAAAAGATGTGCGACACATACAATAAGTTGTCATCTACGATGTCCCCCTGCTAAGTCACAAAGAGGAGATAGCAGCTGTGCTGGCACACGGTGGCGCATGATGCCTTGGCATTGGGATATATATGGGACATTGGGGTACGGGCTTCCATGAACACGTGAGTGCGGAATGAACGTGCAACTCCTAAGGTCCAAGGTCATGTTcttttggaatattttcacatgaAACATCAATACTAGCATCGGCTGCCGTACCAAATAATGTGGCCGTGCCAATCGCTATGCCGACCGATTCCGCGGAGGTCTTCCTCGTGCCCTTCAGCTGAAGGGTCCTCGTCCTTGTCTCCACAGCCTCGACGCCTGCGTGCCCTCAGCAGAGGAGGACCTTGATGAAGGCC
It contains:
- the ethe1 gene encoding persulfide dioxygenase ETHE1, mitochondrial isoform X1, which gives rise to MWSVISRVKSGQRCLELRLGFRRHTEGPGTMAVQDGRVRAGVRTHTVRLGGGCGLWYSSGTRLNEGLLFRQLFESESSTYTYLLADRETKDAVLIDPVLETIDRDLKLVHELGLHLKVAVNTHCHADHITSTGLMKTRLAGLKSAISKVSGASADILLSDGDKIAFGKHYLTVRETPGHTDGCVTLVTQDRRMAFTGDALLIRGCGRTDFQQGCAERLYSSVHEKIFTLPDRCLIYPAHDYLGQTVSTVGEERMFNPRLTKSLEEFVNIMNNLNLPKPSKIDISVPANLVCGVHHVGMPCTRRRE